One window from the genome of Pyxicephalus adspersus chromosome 6, UCB_Pads_2.0, whole genome shotgun sequence encodes:
- the TCEA2 gene encoding transcription elongation factor A protein 2 isoform X2 yields the protein MTMSLDLLQSTRIGMSVNALRKQTNDEEVITLSKSLIKSWKKLLDGSDQRGKDKSQSSSSSKDSSSAKKNEAPKTPTTPKMTRFPPLPVTSDSVRTKCREMLTQALQTDGDHIAIGADCELIAAQIEEVIFGEVRNTDMKYKNRVRSRIANLKDSKNPDLRKNVLCGGITPEQIAVMTCEEMASNELKEMRKAMTKAAIEEHQMARTGGTQTDLFTCGKCKKKNCTYTQVQTRSADEPMTTFVVCNECGNRWKFC from the exons atgaCGATGTCTCTGGACTTGCTGCAG TCTACTCGGATTGGCATGTCTGTGAATGCTCTGAGGAAACAAACTAACGATGAAGAAGTGATCACTCTGTCCAAATCTCTAATAAAGTCCTGGAAGAAGCTGCTGG ACGGCTCAGACCAGCGGGGAAAGGACAAGAGTCAGAGTTCCTCCTCTTCGAAGGATTCCAG TTCGGCCAAGAAGAATGAAGCTCCAAAAACGCCCACCACCCCAAAGATGACCAGATTTCCCCCTCTCCCCGTCACCTCAGACTCAGTCCGGACCAAGTGTAGAGAGATGTTAACTCAGGCCCTGCAGACTGATG GAGATCACATTGCAATCGGTGCAGACTGTGAGCTAATAGCAGCCCAGATTGAGGAGG TAATATTCGGGGAGGTCCGAAACACCGACATGAAATACAAGAACCGAGTCCGAAGCAGAATTGCCAACTTGAAAGACTCCAAGAACCCGGATTTACGAAAAAACGTGCTGTGTGGCGGCATCACCCCGGAACAGATTGCCGTCATGACCTGCGAG GAAATGGCAAGTAATGAGCTAAAGGAGATGAGGAAAGCCATGACCAAGGCAGCCATTGAAGAGCATCAGATGGCCAGGACGGGAGGGACACAGACCGATCTGTTCACCTGCGGCAAATGCAAGAAGAAAAACTGCACTTATACCCAG GTGCAGACACGCAGTGCTGATGAACCAATGACCACGTTTGTTGTGTGCAATGAGTGTGGAAACCGGTGGAAA
- the TCEA2 gene encoding transcription elongation factor A protein 2 isoform X1 yields the protein MAAPEVEEVLRIARKLDKMVAKKSMDGALDLLKQLKNMTMSLDLLQSTRIGMSVNALRKQTNDEEVITLSKSLIKSWKKLLDGSDQRGKDKSQSSSSSKDSSSAKKNEAPKTPTTPKMTRFPPLPVTSDSVRTKCREMLTQALQTDGDHIAIGADCELIAAQIEEVIFGEVRNTDMKYKNRVRSRIANLKDSKNPDLRKNVLCGGITPEQIAVMTCEEMASNELKEMRKAMTKAAIEEHQMARTGGTQTDLFTCGKCKKKNCTYTQVQTRSADEPMTTFVVCNECGNRWKFC from the exons ATGGCGGCCCCGGAGGTGGAAGAGGTGCTGCGTATAGCCAGAAAACTGGATAAAATGGTGGCCAAAAAGAGTATG GACGGGGCATTGGATTTGCTCaaacagctgaaaaacatgaCGATGTCTCTGGACTTGCTGCAG TCTACTCGGATTGGCATGTCTGTGAATGCTCTGAGGAAACAAACTAACGATGAAGAAGTGATCACTCTGTCCAAATCTCTAATAAAGTCCTGGAAGAAGCTGCTGG ACGGCTCAGACCAGCGGGGAAAGGACAAGAGTCAGAGTTCCTCCTCTTCGAAGGATTCCAG TTCGGCCAAGAAGAATGAAGCTCCAAAAACGCCCACCACCCCAAAGATGACCAGATTTCCCCCTCTCCCCGTCACCTCAGACTCAGTCCGGACCAAGTGTAGAGAGATGTTAACTCAGGCCCTGCAGACTGATG GAGATCACATTGCAATCGGTGCAGACTGTGAGCTAATAGCAGCCCAGATTGAGGAGG TAATATTCGGGGAGGTCCGAAACACCGACATGAAATACAAGAACCGAGTCCGAAGCAGAATTGCCAACTTGAAAGACTCCAAGAACCCGGATTTACGAAAAAACGTGCTGTGTGGCGGCATCACCCCGGAACAGATTGCCGTCATGACCTGCGAG GAAATGGCAAGTAATGAGCTAAAGGAGATGAGGAAAGCCATGACCAAGGCAGCCATTGAAGAGCATCAGATGGCCAGGACGGGAGGGACACAGACCGATCTGTTCACCTGCGGCAAATGCAAGAAGAAAAACTGCACTTATACCCAG GTGCAGACACGCAGTGCTGATGAACCAATGACCACGTTTGTTGTGTGCAATGAGTGTGGAAACCGGTGGAAA